The proteins below are encoded in one region of Pseudonocardia sp. DSM 110487:
- a CDS encoding response regulator transcription factor, with protein sequence MRLLEHFIAGRPLDPVAAGMLSEQERNVVVRGARGWTNSEVAADMHLALSTVKTHLNRVQTKLGLRNRVEIAGWAWEHGLLR encoded by the coding sequence GTGCGGCTGCTGGAGCACTTCATCGCAGGGCGACCGCTCGACCCCGTTGCGGCCGGGATGCTCAGTGAGCAGGAGCGCAACGTCGTCGTGCGGGGCGCCCGCGGGTGGACCAACAGCGAGGTGGCCGCGGACATGCACCTCGCGCTCAGCACGGTGAAGACCCACCTCAACCGCGTCCAGACCAAGCTGGGTCTGCGCAATCGTGTCGAGATCGCCGGGTGGGCGTGGGAGCACGGCCTGCTGCGCTGA
- a CDS encoding NmrA family NAD(P)-binding protein, with translation MTTTNPTVLVVGAAGRIAGLVVPELARRSAVVRGLVRSEDQAATAQKNGAVEVVHGDLRDPDSLDEAVRGVDAVFHIGPAFVADEAQLGLEVVAAAQRGGVGKVVFSGVAHPSDRLENHVSKRPVEDALFRSGLTFAVLQPVTLYQNIGLVWPGVLERGELAEPYSNTARIARVDYRDVAEVAAIALTEDRLDYGTFELCSGEMLDRHEVVAVISEILGRPVRATALNFDSWAAVAGSRFDAQQLALFAEVFRSYDEHEHGGNGLVLETILGRRPRTLRDYVRDLAAGERTHGGAHSA, from the coding sequence GTGACAACGACGAACCCGACGGTTCTCGTAGTCGGCGCCGCCGGACGGATCGCCGGTCTCGTGGTGCCCGAGCTCGCCCGGCGCAGCGCGGTCGTCCGCGGCCTGGTCCGCAGCGAGGACCAGGCCGCAACCGCGCAGAAGAACGGCGCCGTCGAGGTCGTGCACGGCGATCTGCGGGATCCCGACAGCCTCGACGAGGCAGTGCGCGGCGTCGACGCCGTCTTCCACATCGGACCGGCCTTCGTCGCCGACGAGGCACAGCTCGGACTCGAAGTCGTCGCCGCGGCACAGCGCGGCGGTGTCGGGAAGGTCGTGTTCTCCGGGGTGGCGCACCCATCCGACCGGCTGGAGAACCACGTCTCCAAGCGGCCCGTCGAAGACGCCCTGTTCCGGTCCGGACTGACCTTCGCCGTGCTGCAGCCGGTGACGCTGTACCAGAACATCGGCCTCGTGTGGCCGGGCGTACTCGAACGCGGCGAGCTCGCCGAGCCCTACTCGAACACCGCGCGGATCGCACGGGTGGATTATCGCGACGTCGCCGAGGTCGCCGCGATCGCGCTCACCGAGGACCGCTTGGACTACGGGACATTCGAGCTGTGCAGCGGTGAGATGCTCGACCGCCACGAGGTCGTAGCCGTGATCAGTGAGATCCTCGGCCGACCGGTGCGCGCCACCGCTCTGAACTTCGACAGCTGGGCCGCGGTGGCCGGGAGCCGCTTCGACGCGCAGCAGCTGGCTCTGTTCGCCGAGGTGTTCCGCTCCTACGACGAGCACGAGCACGGCGGCAACGGGCTGGTACTCGAGACCATCCTCGGACGTCGGCCTCGCACTCTGCGCGACTACGTACGGGATCTCGCCGCAGGAGAGCGGACTCATGGGGGCGCCCACTCGGCGTGA
- a CDS encoding LysR family transcriptional regulator, with protein sequence MELRQLRYFAAVADAGTFVRAAERLHIGQPAVSQQLARLERELGVRLFDRSTRHVRLTSAGERLLPEARAVLAAADRVRAVADDVAHETEAVLRLGSSHGLGDRLYRMLDELAVLAPGVSVRLTRARQEQRLAAVRAGDLDAAFVRVLESAPGLELVPIWREGLVVALPEQHPLAAADTVHVEQLGDLPVRLAPARNNPPFHAMITAALRDAGVDPPAGPPFTTLQDTLAEIGAAPPSWTVFYHRAELPVVRRVALRPLADLTLPISLAVLPGVPSPQLRMLLAACARVAAY encoded by the coding sequence GTGGAGCTGCGCCAGCTGCGGTACTTCGCGGCGGTCGCGGACGCCGGCACGTTCGTGCGCGCCGCCGAGCGGCTGCACATCGGGCAGCCGGCGGTGAGCCAGCAGCTCGCCCGGCTGGAACGCGAGCTCGGCGTGCGGTTGTTCGATCGCTCCACCCGGCACGTCCGGCTGACGTCGGCCGGGGAGCGGCTGCTGCCGGAAGCACGGGCCGTGCTGGCGGCAGCGGACCGGGTACGGGCCGTCGCCGACGACGTCGCGCACGAGACCGAGGCGGTACTCCGGCTGGGCAGCAGCCACGGCCTCGGGGATCGGCTGTACCGGATGCTCGACGAGCTTGCCGTGCTCGCGCCCGGGGTGTCAGTACGGCTGACCCGGGCCAGGCAGGAGCAGCGGCTGGCCGCGGTGCGTGCGGGGGACCTGGACGCGGCGTTCGTGCGGGTGCTGGAGTCGGCGCCCGGTCTGGAGCTGGTGCCGATCTGGCGGGAAGGGCTCGTGGTGGCGCTGCCCGAGCAGCATCCGCTCGCCGCGGCCGACACCGTGCACGTGGAACAGCTCGGCGATCTGCCGGTGCGCCTCGCGCCCGCCCGGAACAACCCGCCGTTCCACGCGATGATCACCGCGGCCCTGCGGGACGCGGGCGTCGATCCGCCGGCCGGACCGCCGTTCACGACGTTGCAGGACACCCTTGCCGAGATCGGTGCCGCGCCGCCGTCGTGGACGGTCTTCTACCACCGGGCGGAGCTCCCGGTGGTACGGCGGGTGGCGTTGCGGCCGCTCGCCGACCTCACGTTGCCGATCTCGCTCGCCGTTCTGCCCGGTGTCCCGTCCCCGCAGCTGCGGATGCTGCTCGCCGCCTGCGCCCGCGTCGCCGCCTATTGA